Proteins encoded together in one Lagopus muta isolate bLagMut1 chromosome 3, bLagMut1 primary, whole genome shotgun sequence window:
- the LOC125691286 gene encoding ferroxidase HEPHL1-like isoform X2 encodes MDYFSGAVTREYYIGIIETAWDYAPGSTDIISGQRFAEEEQAEVFLKRGPQRIGSIYKKAVYTQYTDVLYDVVVEKPSWLGFLGPIIKGEVGDSIVVHLKNFASRNYTLHPHGVKYTKENEGAFYPDYTKGFEKRDDAVKPGGQYTYTWDVTEDQGPAEGDADCITRVYHSHIDAPRDVASGLVGPLIICRKGKTWINYYICKLIDNGT; translated from the exons ATGGACTATTTCAG TGGGGCAGTGACCAGGGAGTACTACATTGGGATTATAGAGACAGCATGGGACTATGCTCCTGGTAGTACTGATATCATATCTGGACAACGTTTTGCAGAAGAAGA gcAAGCTGAAGTCTTCCTTAAAAGAGGACCGCAAAGGATAGGAAGCATTTATAAGAAGGCTGTCTACACTCAGTACACTGATGTTTTATATGATGTGGTAGTTGAGAAACCTTCCTGGCTGGGTTTTTTAGGCCCTATCATTAAAGGAGAAGTTGGTGATTCCATTGTTGTTCACTTGAAAAACTTTGCTTCCAGAAACTACACACTGCATCCACATGGTGTAAAATATACAAAGGAAAACGAAG GTGCTTTTTATCCAGACTATACCAAAGGTTTTGAAAAAAGAGATGATGCTGTGAAGCCTGGAGGCCAGTACACTTATACGTGGGATGTGACAGAAGATCAAGGTCCTGCTGAAGGAGATGCAGACTGCATTACCAGGGTTTACCACTCTCACATAGATGCTCCAAGAGATGTTGCCTCAGGGCTTGTTGGGCCTTTAATCATTTGCAGGAAAGGTAAAACGTGGATTAACTACTACATATGCAAGTTGATTGATAATGGCACTtga
- the LOC125691286 gene encoding ferroxidase HEPHL1-like isoform X1, protein MKLYLLNVVLFFCCCRSGAVTREYYIGIIETAWDYAPGSTDIISGQRFAEEEQAEVFLKRGPQRIGSIYKKAVYTQYTDVLYDVVVEKPSWLGFLGPIIKGEVGDSIVVHLKNFASRNYTLHPHGVKYTKENEGAFYPDYTKGFEKRDDAVKPGGQYTYTWDVTEDQGPAEGDADCITRVYHSHIDAPRDVASGLVGPLIICRKGKTWINYYICKLIDNGT, encoded by the exons ATGAAGCTGTACTTGCTAAACgttgtgctgtttttttgctgttgccGAAGTGGGGCAGTGACCAGGGAGTACTACATTGGGATTATAGAGACAGCATGGGACTATGCTCCTGGTAGTACTGATATCATATCTGGACAACGTTTTGCAGAAGAAGA gcAAGCTGAAGTCTTCCTTAAAAGAGGACCGCAAAGGATAGGAAGCATTTATAAGAAGGCTGTCTACACTCAGTACACTGATGTTTTATATGATGTGGTAGTTGAGAAACCTTCCTGGCTGGGTTTTTTAGGCCCTATCATTAAAGGAGAAGTTGGTGATTCCATTGTTGTTCACTTGAAAAACTTTGCTTCCAGAAACTACACACTGCATCCACATGGTGTAAAATATACAAAGGAAAACGAAG GTGCTTTTTATCCAGACTATACCAAAGGTTTTGAAAAAAGAGATGATGCTGTGAAGCCTGGAGGCCAGTACACTTATACGTGGGATGTGACAGAAGATCAAGGTCCTGCTGAAGGAGATGCAGACTGCATTACCAGGGTTTACCACTCTCACATAGATGCTCCAAGAGATGTTGCCTCAGGGCTTGTTGGGCCTTTAATCATTTGCAGGAAAGGTAAAACGTGGATTAACTACTACATATGCAAGTTGATTGATAATGGCACTtga